The Cinclus cinclus chromosome 3, bCinCin1.1, whole genome shotgun sequence genome has a window encoding:
- the LBH gene encoding protein LBH isoform X1: MSVLCPLPCSDYLRSAEMTEVMMNTPAMDEIGLSPRKDGLSYQIFPDPSDFDRYCKLKDRLPSIVVEPTEGDVESGELRWPPEEFLVQEEDEEEEEENCEDAKKDKEQ, from the exons Atgtctgtgctgtgtcccctgccctg CTCTGATTATCTGAGGTCCGCTGAAATGACTGAAGTGATGATGAACACCCCAGCCATGGATGAGATTGGACTAAGCCCCCGCAAGGATGGGCTGTCGTATCAG ATCTTCCCCGACCCCTCAGACTTTGATCGTTACTGTAAGCTGAAGGACCGCCTGCCCTCCATCGTGGTGGAGCCCACGGAGGGGGACGTGGAGAGCGGGGAGCTGAGATGGCCACCCGAAGAGTTCCTCGtgcaggaggaggatgaagaagaggaggaagaaaactgTGAAGATGCAAAGAAGGACAAGGAGCAATAA
- the LBH gene encoding protein LBH isoform X2, with amino-acid sequence MTEVMMNTPAMDEIGLSPRKDGLSYQIFPDPSDFDRYCKLKDRLPSIVVEPTEGDVESGELRWPPEEFLVQEEDEEEEEENCEDAKKDKEQ; translated from the exons ATGACTGAAGTGATGATGAACACCCCAGCCATGGATGAGATTGGACTAAGCCCCCGCAAGGATGGGCTGTCGTATCAG ATCTTCCCCGACCCCTCAGACTTTGATCGTTACTGTAAGCTGAAGGACCGCCTGCCCTCCATCGTGGTGGAGCCCACGGAGGGGGACGTGGAGAGCGGGGAGCTGAGATGGCCACCCGAAGAGTTCCTCGtgcaggaggaggatgaagaagaggaggaagaaaactgTGAAGATGCAAAGAAGGACAAGGAGCAATAA